CAGCGGATGCGGATGAGGATGCGGACCACGAGCACGACCAGGCACAGGACGAGCCGGCGAGTGTCCTGCGAAATTCAATGcctggcaacagcagcggcagcaatcAGCCCCTTTATGAATTACAATTGGTTGTTTGGCCCTCAGATATTGAGGTTGGGCATGACATTGGCAGCACAACCACCAGTACAACAGCGGGAACGACAACCACAACtccaacaccaacaacaacaacaacaacaacaacatcaacagcaccaacagcaTCGACACCTTCACAGTTGCCGTTATATGAGGATCAATTGGTCGTATTTCCGCAAATGGATTTTGAAGAGGAAAATCTTGATTATTTCTTTGATGAGTTGCAACCAGAAGAGAACGCCTCAAGCACAACAACACAACCGCTGGCATCGTCGACGACAACAACCCGCCAGCCAACTGCAGGACCCGACGAACCGCAGCCAGTTTATGTGTTGGAAAACTATCGCATCAAGCACGCCAACGGCACCGAGGAGCACAAGTAAGTGCGCCCCCAGACACTGAGCCCGGTCACCTGGCCCATCTGTTGCAATCTCAATAAACTCACTCCCATCCGCAGATTGGTGCTCAGCAATGGCCTGGTCAACTACATGAAGCTGTACGTGAAGCGTGTGGGCGACAAACTGATCAATGTGCAGGAGGGCTACAATTCGGTGCCTGTGGCGGGCCAGAAGCCGAAGATCCAGACGCTTTACTACATTGCCGATGAGCGTGGCTATAACGTCTACCGGAGTAAGTTTCCAGCTTCAACTTaaattatcatcatcatttaCAGTGCCTATCTGTTTGTATCTCCGCCCCAATAGTCGACTACGGCCCACCCCCGACGGCGCCGCCCACCCGTGTGCGTTATAAGGCCACCAAATCACCAGAGTCAAAGCCAAATATATGAGTATGGAGGAATCATATTGTGGCACTGTGAGACGCAGTTGCTTGGATCTTTTTTAAGACCTCTTTTTTctactatattttttttttttttttcaacttaaaATAGTCATATTTATTACATAAATTCTTGAAATATAATTAACTAATTGGTTTTAATCGgagcatatttaaattataattcaaTTGTTGCTCCAGGTTTCTGTGAACTTGACACTTGTTAAACTTGGTTTCTATTGTCTCTTGCATTTAACAGCTAGTTTATCCTGCTGatttatatttgccatttACAACAAAACAGGGAAACCCAAAACTGAGTTGATTTCATAATGAACTTCTGTTGATTAACAATACTTATAGTACTTGAAGGCATATCGGAACATAAGTAAACGTGGGATATGTATTACATTAATATAtgttacatttttaaaaattaatcaacATATAAAGTCAGTCAACTTTTTAATCTCtgtcaatataatatattatttatatttactatgcatatttatatatgagtTTTCATataagtttattttaattattattgcatttactttatatattttttatatgtgcCTTGAACCACTGTGCATCCTGCCAACCATTTTGGTCTTCCGGCTCAACTTTGGCTTGGatgccaaataaaatgtaacgCCCGCAAAATGATTTGCACTTTTTCTggttgtttttataccctaaactcATTGAATATGTGTTAAAGCAGCATAATGGTTTTGCgcaaatgcatgtaacaggcagaaacggaaaagaaaagaagaagcaggaGGCCTCCCtgaccccattaagtatatatctTCTTGGTCAGCACCCATAGACGAGTCGATTTAGTCATATCCGTCAGCCTGTGCGCCAGTGCGTCCTTTCGTTCATCGGTCCGTATTTATGAGTGGGTCGATCCTATAAGAGCTCGATAGCTTGCTCCGTTGTCATGAAATCGATAAGCATCGATCTTGAAatcttgttttgtttatttcacgTAGATCGGACAATAAGCTCCGAAGTAAATCACGAAGGCATTTGCAATATTCTGTAGCTTAGTGAAGAAGCAGCCTAgctgtgtatttgtgtgaTGAAGAAGGAAACTTGCTGACGGTGGCTCGGTGCGGTGTTCAGTGTATCCCCTGGTCGGATACACCCGACTTGAGCAGTCTTActtgttgtgtttttgtttttttttttgctgcctcCGTCTACGGATTGTGCCTTTGTTTGTCTCTCAATCGCACGCTTCTTGATTGCTTTCCTAGTTTTGGatccttgttgttgtccttgccgccgccgctgctgctgctgctgctgctgctgctgctgttgttgctgttattctCCGTCTTGTTGTTCCCTGTCGACGCATTTGGCGCCCCAGTCAATGCTGATGATGCCATTTAGATGCATATCAAAGTGTTTCACTTTTGGCCAATCCTTTAGcaatttttgcatatgtatggatgtattctacatatttatttatttatattttgtttttcttcttattttgtGTGATTTTTGTGCTtcctcttttttattttttaaggaTTCTGCTGTTGTCTCCTTCGATTGTAGTTTATGGCTTCTGGCTTTTTTCCTACTCTGCCACATTCCCGCAGTGGGAGTAAATCTTTGGGTCCTTTGTGGCCAGAAAGTTTCCTTGTTCGTCAGCCTGTGGCAGCTGGCACCAATCGAAAGTTTCATcctgtattattattatttaaggcATTTGTGTTGCCTTGATATTGTGTATAGATAATATTCATATTGCCCAGTTAAAGTGTGTTTTTGATGCGACTCGCCATTAAAGTTAAGCATGCGCATCTCCCAAAAGTTTTACGAGACCAAATGAAAACAGGATGTATCTATAGTCTTTTGTCAAATATTGTTTGTAGCCATTTGCTGCGTATTCCTTTGTCTAACAACAGCTTTCTCAAATAAGAAATTACTTTTCTTACAAGAACATCAAGCATGTTGTAAAGGAATTAAAGTTCAAGCATAACGAAAAGCTCTCGGTTTGTTACTtagaattttgtttaatatttttaaacttttgcCAACAGCTTTATAACTTCACAAAACAAGCTTTTAACTAATTGTCTAAAATTCGCTGCCTGGCATTTAATTTGGTTACAAAAAGTATGCGTAGTAAAgaactataaaaaaaaggggatattaaattgttttgcaagtGCATAATTCGGGCAAATGGTGGCATttccatatatttatatatatatatatctatcaaGTAACTTATGAACCTCATTGAAAACCTTCTAAATTTCTTGTTATACACTCGTACGAAAAGGGAAGTAtacttaattttgttaaaGCATGAGCCTCTTTCGTGTAGTGAAGCTGTCAGATATCGTCATAAATTTAATACATCAATCTAGCGCATAAATTCTTTATATTTGGTTTTAATATAATGTATTCATGCATCCACAAAATTTCGCAACGATCAGTTAATACAAATAGTTGGTAAATGTGATATGTAAATGCGTATAAAAGCATAAGTAATGCTGGCAAAAATGTAACCGCAAACAACtgtggaaatatatatatacgatatatatttttacacacacatgtttataaatttttaacgAAAATCCACTAAGAGCTTTACCGAACCAATTGGCCCATTTTGGTTTGAACTCTGCCGCGGGGCGTTTGTTTTTCTCTGCTTGGTTAAGTCGAACGGGGCGTGACGGTGTTTCCGGTGTGGGCCGTGTCGTTTGGTAAATTTAACGAAATCCGCCAAGCGTCTggcaaatttttataaaactggACATAAAGCTATTTGTTAATTCAGTGAATTttattggtgtgtgtgtgtgtgtatgtgcgtgtgtgcgtgcagaGCGGCAGAGGTCCGGGCTAGGCTGGTTAAACACACACCGGTGCAGTCAGGTCCTTTTTTTGTCAGAGCTCTTTAAATGCCACATTGAACATTGCCAGCCAATGTTCGGCGGTGGCCAAATGTCGCtttgtggttgtgtgtgtgtgtgtgtgcgtgtgtgtatgtgagcaTGCTAAATATACGCAGTGATAAACACATTACAagatattttgcatattttatgtgcacagGTCCAGGCCCAGCCGAACCGAACTGAACATTACGCACAGATACGCGAGGCATacaacacatacaaatacttgCGCGCATATatccacacacatatgcacagatgtatgtacacatatgcacacatgcacgcatgtCGTTGCCTACTGCTAGGCCATGTTAAAATCTGTTTTTATGATTAATCGGCCCGTGGcgcgaaaaacaaaatgccgcTGGcgctttttaatatttcagcAATTTCATTTGGACACCATTTTAAATGAACGCCATTGGGAGAGTCAATGATCAGCCTTGACAGTGGGTCCAGACTTCTTAAATATGCACTGTGCAGCGGTTGTCCAAAGCTCCCACTTATAAACGTGTTGTGACAATGCGACTTCAGGCGACAGAAGAGCTCTTTGAactatatgtacgtatatgtataattataTGGTCTTAGTGTTAGTGAGGTCCTTTGAACATGAATCCTTGATCATTGGGGGCACTAGcttataatatacatatatctatgtattGTTTATTATCAGTAGAGTCATATATATCTATTCTTGATCATCAGCAGAGTCTATTCTTCGCCTACAATCTTGATCATAAGGATAGTGGCATGCATGTATTCCTGATCATCAGGGTAGGTCAACGGCTACCCTaatcgtatatatattcttgatagtCAGCATAGCTGTATCGGTAATTCTAATCATCAATAAAGTCCTATATGTAGTCGTAAAAATCCATTCTTGATCATAGAAActgttaaatatatgtataagaatAATGTTAACATAATCTTTATCGTCATAACAGTCGTATATATGTTTTCTAATTGAACAGGATAGTTATCTATTTATTCTTGGTAGTCTATTCATATGTAGGAGTTTTTCGTTATCAGGGTgccttatatatattcttgatcggcAGGATAGCCGTATATATGCATTATTGATAAATATGGTAGCCGTTTCTATCCTTATCATCTGGatagttgtatatatatattcttgtttatcaggatattcgtacatacatatactctTGGTTCAAATCAATTCTGATCGAGCATTGCTATTAAAAATCCTGCTGAACATGAATTCGGCTTGTAATCAGAGTTTCATCAGCGATTTGATGCTAGCCTGATTATGTTAGCGATTAAATATGATCGTTTTCTCCTCTTTAAAACTGTAAATTAGTAATGactttttttcatattatttttgttggatTTTACGATGGGGGCTCTGCAGCTCTTCCTTAATGTTTATCCCTcagctttttttatttgcttgtgCAACCAAACTCGGGTCCTCTCTGGCTATTTAGCTGTCGTTGCCTTGATGCTTCCTTGGCGATAGTATTtttcctgttgttgctgttactgaaATTTTGCGCATTTATCTTGCACTATTTTGTGCACATTCGTATCACATTACTTTGTGTTGCCTGCTCGCCGCTGGTGGCGCGGACTGCAATTTTCAAGTTGCAACTTGCAACGTGCAACTTGCCACTTGGCGTGCTCGGCACGCGCTCACTAATTTTATTCCTTAATAAAAACCAAGCCACCGTCAGCAGCAAGCACGAGGCGGTTGGTGCACGTATTCCGCCAGGGGCTCGCCCTGCCAAGGAACCACCGTatccgcaacaacaacaccggATCGAACCCATCCCTGGACCTCGCCGCCATTGTTTGCCTTGTTGGGCGCCATCAAAATAGCAAAGTTCATTAAAGTGATAATTACAAgggccataaaaaaaaaacagtacaAACTGAAAATACGAGCCGATGCCTGCAACCATGTTGGCCCCAAAGCATGGCCAGCTCCGTTGCTGTAGCATTCTACATTTACAAGTTTTGTGGCACAGTATCCAAGCTGTCAGTTaggcatatgtacatatttacatagGGTATATCACGGtctaaaataatttgaaattataCGCTAAGAGGAAATAGGTTTTGAAGCGCATCACTTAAATTTGTTACTCAACATTTAAATGAACATTCATACTCATacgttttgcaacactgctcCAAGTATATATTCCCCACCGAAAAGCAGCTGTAAcctgcatatgtacatatggtATATAGGGTATTTTGCGGTCTACAATAACATAGACTTATTTGTTAAAGCAAAATAGTTCTAGTTTGTTAcacaacattttaataaacttaatttaaattcatatacgttctaattttatttactGTTGCTTTACAGCACTCCTTCAGGCTGCTACAACTTATCGATGGGATAGATATGTATTTCGAATTGCAGTTTGAGTTTAAGTCATAAATTGATTTCAAGGATGAGAaagttatttgtttgtttaaagaaaaatatatggttttcttaaatatactgtgaactgtgtgcgtgtgtaaaagaaaattgtttgattGATGAAAGCACGAGGATCCAAGCATGTGACTCAGCGTATCCATATCAAGTACAATATTATCAACATTGAATGTCTACACAGATTCGATTATGATTTGTCTCCTAACGATAGGCTTCTGTCAAATTAATATCATGTGAGCTTTAAGAATTTGAGCGTGGATAAAAAATAGTCAACTTTGGGTACTTATCGAATATTCTATTTAACGAAACATAAAACGCGAAACAAATAATTGGCCCTAAGCATTATTTGCATGATTTTTGCTGCAAGCAAGTACATACATAGGTTTACTCTGGGCACCCCCAATGTCCTGTAggtaaacatatacatactatTCTATGCTatcatttaaatgccaattctTTTATATTCCCCCACAATATCTAAACACGACTTaagctaaataaaaatgcacttGTCCCCATTTGATGACGTATGTCACGCAATAAAATGCGTTAGTGTTGtgcaattgtttaatttagtGCTGTAATGTGCCTTAATAGGCACCTAGGCTTGCGATACATTCTCAAAAGTGATTAGAGCATATCATCTTATGAGGAAGCTGCTTAAGTGCTTGAAGACTCTGATTTAATATTGTTTGAGCTAAGttgattattaattatatcTAATATGGCAGTACGTACTGCCTAGAGTCCATTTGTGGCATTAACATTGCATGGCGAacgcaaaaatgttgaaatgcATTGCATAATTTGCGCAGCTCAcgtaaaataattaatttccgCTTCCGTAAACAAAGTGAGTTACTCTGTTAGTTAGCCGGAGTTTTCCCGCTGCACCGTTGTCCTCTTTAGTTTTTCGGAGTAGATGTCGCCAGGCCGCCGCCACTTTTAGCTTAGGACTGCCAACTGTCGGGCAAACAGGAAGAATAAGGGGTGGGTCGGGGGTATGGCTCTGGGGCGGAGCCGCTTTTGGGAAGCGCGGCTTAGCTGCGACTTACGGCAACTTTGGATTGCAAATTTCATTACAAGTTGTCAGCTGGAACGGCAGCAGAGGGCAAGAGGCAAACGAAGCACCAGTGCCGGAGCTTGCGGCTCGGCTCGGCTCCTATGCGGCTgcggcaacggcggcggctgcggctggGTGGAACTCTCGGCAGCGGCATTGTAGAGGCACGTGTTACTCGCGCGTTGCCCTTGTCCGGGCTGCGCACTGATTTGTCCAGGGCTGGCGAGCAACCATTTGCTGGGCATACGTGAACAGAACTACATTGATTTCGAATTGGTTCAAATGAAATCTTTTCTATTCTTGGTTTGCTTGCGAAAGAGATTAGAATGAGTATTGAATATTATACTATACGATCCGTAGCTATACATTAAAAGATACTTTATCTGTATATACTATTCCAAATGCTGCATGTGAGGTTCGGGGACTTGAGCCATTTAAACCTAagcaatttgttaaaaaaaaaccacattgttataatcaatttttatcgattccTAACGAAGTTATTGACTATCTATACCAATCTTGTACTATAGCAATCTCtcatacagacggacagacatggctagattgacttggctattgatgcttatcaagaatatatatacttaatggggtcagagatgtttccttctgcctgttacatgcatgTGTAGAAGAACATTATACCCTGTTTatctattttcaatgggttcagggtatacaaataatataaatacaaaatgaaatatgtaaataaatgcttaatatatataaatattttatatcaataaatcacttattaaattatatcaaCTATGAATGATTGTTTACTAAAATTCAAACAAggaagaagaataatgaaagGCCATAATAATAGAGTCATCAATTAGCtggattttaaatttgtttaataaatttgtttttaacatatttatttgtatatatattttttattttttgcttgaaATAAGttcatatgtctatataatttgcagattgttttatttgcaacTCAGCCTCAAATGTAGCCCTGGTGTTTTTGATGGTTAGAGCTGCGTTTGCTTTCATACTTTTGCTATTCGTGTTTTATTTTCCAGCCGTGGCCTTTAGCTGCGATCGCTGATGAACtgtacagacacacacacacacacacatacacacacacacacatacgcattgTGGCATGCCATCACAGTGGCAACTGCGATGTCCTTTTAGCACATTTTACCGCAGCAGCGGCCTTTGGTTTCCCTTGGCGGACACGTTTGAAAAGAGGGCAGCCAAcccccgaaaaaaaaataaataaacacaggGCAGACAGCAGTAAACGCGACTTTCGCTGTTTAAAAgctatttttgcattttatattaaattttttttagcagtgtgtgtgtgtgtatgtgtgtatgtgtgcacctACACGCCCCTTGTGACACGTACCGCCCACCGCAAGGCGCATGCCATTTTTTTTGCGCCTTGTTTATTCTTTATCCTTTGGCACTGGTTTCTAgaattttttgctgctgtcgcgTTGCCGCAAcatgcaaacattttgcagccatttccgtttcttcttctcttcccatttttttttttaatatttcctTTTTTAGTGGATTTGGTTTTGGATCCTGTTTCACTTTCATGGGCTTTGGACACGCTGGAGCCAGGGGTCCACGGCTGTCCATGTTCAACTTTTGGCTACTTTGTCgcatttgcaatatttattgcGTTTTGATTATACAAGTAGACCGAAATTTAAGGCGttggaaattttaaattttattttcttttcttatttttcacatttttcttttctattttgctTTGCTGGGCGGCTAACCTTTCCACCTGCTTAGCCTGAGCTGATGCACATTTAATGAGCATCGGCTTCGACCTGGGAAATCTAGTGGCTGAGTCCTTGACACAGGTCCAGTACTTGCTAAAACTCGGCTGGCTCAAGTTTTTTAATTGTGTGCCCAAAGTTCAAGTTCGTCGGCGTCCTGTGTTGCTCCATCTATAGTCGTTAGTGTTTGTCATTGACTTGAATTAAATTCCCTTGCCTCTGTCCCCTTCCCCCTGCCCCCTGCCCAGCTGTCTGTTTGGTTGGGGGTTTTCACTGGCTTTAAAAGAAGCAAAGTTAACAAAGTACAACAGCAAGTGCATCTGCAACTTTGTTAACTTTCAGCTCATTGGCGCTGGATCATTTTACCAGTTGTTACCAGTCCCCAACCCCAGCCCCAACCCCCAACCACCAACCAAGCTCTAATTCGCACTTGGAGTTTCAATACTTTTTTCTTCGTGCCGTGATTGTAAAGTTTCATTGATAATTTTAACTACTGCATGTATCCGTCCGGCTGTAGAATGTGTCCACCGCCTCCGCTCCTTACATTGTCCCGCCGTCGTTGCTTGGCGTTTCTCTTTGCGTAGGTTCGTGCTAAGCTCAAAAGACGCTTTTAGCACTTTTCAAAGTTGCTTTTAGTGCATGGCTTTTCTTCGCATACCCTGGCACATTTGCAGCCAGCAGCGGGTATTTCAAGCCGCtcttgcatttgcatttttcattagaaattagaaattatttatttaagcagaAGCTAGTTTTAGCTACTCTTTGCTGGGTATCCTGATGTGCATCAGACCACTGAGTTCCGCTTGCCTGCATTCCTCTCAATGCAACTGTGGCCTGGTCTCGGCATTGACTATCCGGCAAACCGATTCCTGTGTGCCAGTCCCCACCAAACCCACCTTCCCACAACCGCACTGGCAGCCAAGCCGAACCAAGTGTTGCTTTTATGGCAGCGAGAGTTTTGAGCACTGGCTCTCCAATaagtgttatatatttttgctctctctctggttttttttaatttaatttttttgattaGCTGGATTTTATGCCGTTGttatattatttcattttttgtcgcttttattttaggttattTTCACAGTTTTTGTCTTTCGCTGCAGACGGCGAcaatttttgttcattttgtgAGCGAAAAGTTTTTTGGCTTTGCAATCGCACGCGAAAACAAACTGCACACAGACCCAGGCCCAGCCTCAGCTCCAACACGAGTCCTCATTGCCAGCCCCCTGTGCCACTCCCCCCACGAGGAGCGTGGCAAACAACCAGACCTGCCCTTTTGTGGACCACTTCATTTCTTAATTTTATTGTGGCACTCGCTGGCATTTACATGCAGCTCTTTACTAGCCTTAACGTGTTTTTTAAGTGACAAAGCGAATTTAAATGAAGCATACGAGAAACAAAGTCTtccattttgttaatttaaatcTTAATTTAAATGATGTCTCACTCAATCTCTAGTTGTGGGTTGTTAACAAATTCGATTGCTTGTTATACATagaaaatgcatatttaagtttataataaaataaatatatccaTAATAATCAATTATTTTGCTGACTGGTCGCCAACGCTAGCACTACATTATTACTTCTATTCATTAAGTAATTTtcagtaaattaaaaataattatattattactgatatttatttaattattgcgCGGTTTTTCCATTctctttataccctgaacccattaaaaatgagtataatgatatattgtatttgtgcaaaatccaaatgtatgtaatagggagaaggaagtatctccgacctcataaagtatatatatttttgatcagcaccacaagccgagtcgatctagccatgtccgtctgtccgtatgtatgaacgcaaggatctcagaacatataagagctatagacttgcaattttagatgtaTGTAGGTGCCCCTAGTGCCTGTGCAgttcgagtttgtttccgataatcgaaacttactccgtttccaagcaatcgataagcttcgatatcgattacctgttttttgcgcaattttggtaaataataagagctagagtcaccaaacttcaCATATAACTTCTtaaagagaatatatatatgcatttgatgttggaagaagagggttcagggtatcccctagtgggtagctcccgactagaatctTTTACTTGTTATAAGATAAATTGTTGATACTTTGCTTTCACGAAATGTTTTCCCATTTTAGACATGTGGCTGTCttgataaattttaaatttgctaCCGTTATGACAATAAATGGTTAAACTTTACATGTATTGGAATCATTTTGGATAAGTTATTTATAACTATTTTTTAAAAGATCTCGACTTGCAAAGTATATTCGAGTTAtttcatattaatataaatacaattgaTTATACAGTAGATCGAAATACCTATGATCATAACATGTAGTCATAAATAAAGTTtggataatatatataaatgtatataaatatctagCAGCATATTATTACacgatttaaatattttgaaaattgcgTTTTTAAATATACTGCAAATCCATTGAGCTATAAATTTGAATTACTTTTGATCTTATCTTAAAAATACTTGAAACCAATTATATTaagaaattattaataatattcaaaataataataatagataataaataataaataatagataataaatagtaaaaaatagataataaataatatttaatagataagaaacaattaataataaataatgatgaaaaatgtatttataagtataaatTGGGAAGAAACATTCAAGAGTTCCACTTTGTAGCggattttaataaaaacacaatCAATAATGTGcgcatgcaaatcaattttaattaattattttttctgtATAGCACACATACGCCTTGCCATGTGTTTTAGTAAAGGTGTCCAAAAAAAGTTACCGAATTTCTGGAATTCTGAAAAGTTGGGGGTTTCTCTTCGGCCATTTGCAGCTCTTTCATTGCCGTCAACTCAAATCCGATGCTCGAGCTATCATATTACGTGTAAATATTCAcgcacataaattaaatgtttgtaATCTGATTTGATAGTCAGCTTTAACAACTGCTCAAGTGCTCGTTTATTTGAGTGCAGTCTTCGGATTGCAATTA
This window of the Drosophila virilis strain 15010-1051.87 chromosome X, Dvir_AGI_RSII-ME, whole genome shotgun sequence genome carries:
- the LOC6631780 gene encoding uncharacterized protein; protein product: MTSYMWRKGALPLLSLILPLVVICARATPMPSTDALASGHQELTTIETTLEEVQPQPQSPSPSHRIDCKLTFDATMDSLGQQQMQDNGCNVLHSSSTNKPADADEDADHEHDQAQDEPASVLRNSMPGNSSGSNQPLYELQLVVWPSDIEVGHDIGSTTTSTTAGTTTTTPTPTTTTTTTTSTAPTASTPSQLPLYEDQLVVFPQMDFEEENLDYFFDELQPEENASSTTTQPLASSTTTTRQPTAGPDEPQPVYVLENYRIKHANGTEEHKLVLSNGLVNYMKLYVKRVGDKLINVQEGYNSVPVAGQKPKIQTLYYIADERGYNVYRIDYGPPPTAPPTRVRYKATKSPESKPNI